Proteins encoded within one genomic window of Geotalea daltonii FRC-32:
- a CDS encoding CPBP family intramembrane glutamic endopeptidase, which translates to MNKVTLQAYNIITVSDIFVSSFIMFIVFLFYVIFVTNISDTSIIHNLMIVLMYIAAILYLHLKAPTTLTAAISKRTHLKYLVVGNIIITILFIPYYFWLKNNNVSEVFLKLYEMNTVSKFAYLLIACFIIPLLEEILFRCYYYGIIKTKYGLVPGILVSVLLFAGMHIYQSANMLDILIQGIIYTVFFEISNSIKCSIILHMYNNSLWFLLTFLWS; encoded by the coding sequence ATGAACAAAGTAACACTTCAAGCATATAATATTATTACGGTTTCTGATATTTTTGTATCAAGCTTTATAATGTTCATAGTATTTTTATTTTATGTCATATTTGTAACGAATATTTCTGATACCTCAATTATCCACAATTTGATGATTGTTCTAATGTACATTGCAGCAATTTTATATCTACATTTAAAAGCACCAACCACATTGACTGCCGCAATAAGCAAGCGAACTCATTTGAAATATCTAGTAGTTGGGAATATCATAATTACTATCCTCTTTATTCCTTATTATTTCTGGTTGAAAAATAATAATGTTTCCGAAGTATTTCTAAAATTATATGAAATGAACACAGTATCAAAGTTTGCTTACTTACTGATTGCTTGTTTTATCATTCCTTTACTAGAAGAAATATTATTCAGGTGCTATTATTATGGCATAATTAAAACTAAATACGGTCTTGTCCCTGGAATATTGGTATCCGTTTTATTATTTGCCGGAATGCATATATATCAATCGGCTAACATGTTAGATATATTGATTCAAGGGATTATATATACTGTATTTTTTGAAATATCTAATTCCATTAAATGCAGCATAATACTGCATATGTATAATAATAGCCTGTGGTTTTTATTGACATTTCTATGGTCTTAA
- a CDS encoding RHS repeat-associated core domain-containing protein has translation MPTEYGYTTVGCASCGGTISKIDHIIFPQGNRIDYFYDNMGNLSKIADNQGNSINYTYDSEGNQLKEETKDPSGTLQKTISYQYDALSRMTKTIYPDNTFSQYTYDNLGNQTSFKDPKQNITTSQYDALSRLTTTIQPGTVTTAFNYNSNNNLTTVTDGNTNSTVYKYDDKGRLYQTISPDTGTTTYTYDPAGNLRTRTDAKGVTIGYQYDAANRLTKTDYPTDTDITYTYDTCPNGKGRLCVVTDQSGSTTYEYTKKGQIAKETQTIDGITYITQYTYDMNGNTRTITYPSGRVITYNYTNDLVSSITSTIGGVTTSLAGNITYKPFGGVASVTYGNGIIRTIGYDNQYRIVSIATATLQSLTYGFDANSNITSITNTLDNNKNKTYSYDALNRLKTAAGPWGNLSWTYDGVGNRLTQVDGTATTSYNYQPGSNRLTGITDANTNSLNYDANGNSIADNATTYTYNQNQRLIRAAATQTGDYVYNASGERVKKTTVGTTIHFIYDRAGSLLVENASDGLTEYVYLNGEPVAKINATGTNYIHTDHLGTPLIMSDASGAKVWEIEGRPFGDSAAITGAGTLNLRFPGQYADQESGLNYNYFRDYNPSIGRYIQKDPIGFRGGINLYAYVQNNPINFIDPEGLMATLQYLPALQATAYKVATVKPGKTLDTAAKVSNYLKDNACREKEKPSPPVEGYNPLAPAPYNSPMSPNPLKPQMLQ, from the coding sequence TTGCCTACCGAGTATGGCTACACCACCGTCGGCTGTGCCAGTTGCGGCGGAACGATCAGCAAGATCGACCATATCATCTTCCCCCAGGGCAACCGCATCGATTACTTCTATGACAATATGGGCAACCTGAGTAAAATTGCCGACAACCAGGGGAACAGCATTAACTACACCTACGACAGCGAAGGAAATCAACTCAAGGAAGAGACCAAAGATCCGTCGGGTACCCTGCAAAAGACCATCAGCTACCAGTACGATGCCCTCAGTCGTATGACAAAAACCATCTACCCAGACAACACCTTCAGCCAGTACACCTACGACAACCTCGGCAACCAGACCAGCTTTAAAGACCCGAAACAAAACATCACCACCAGTCAATACGATGCCCTGAGCCGGCTCACCACAACCATTCAACCGGGCACTGTCACCACCGCCTTCAATTACAACTCGAACAACAACCTGACCACCGTAACCGACGGCAACACCAACAGCACCGTCTACAAATACGACGACAAAGGGAGGCTCTACCAGACCATCTCCCCCGATACCGGCACCACCACCTACACCTACGACCCTGCCGGCAACCTCAGGACCAGGACCGACGCAAAAGGCGTGACGATCGGTTACCAATACGATGCAGCCAACAGGCTTACAAAAACAGACTATCCGACAGATACCGACATCACCTATACCTACGACACTTGTCCAAACGGCAAGGGGAGGCTGTGCGTAGTAACCGATCAAAGCGGCAGCACCACCTACGAATACACCAAAAAAGGTCAGATCGCCAAAGAGACCCAGACCATAGACGGCATTACCTACATCACCCAGTACACCTACGACATGAACGGCAACACCAGAACCATCACCTACCCGAGCGGCAGGGTGATAACCTACAATTACACCAATGACCTGGTAAGCAGTATAACCAGCACCATTGGCGGTGTAACCACAAGCCTTGCCGGCAACATCACCTACAAGCCCTTTGGTGGGGTCGCAAGTGTCACCTATGGTAACGGCATCATCAGAACTATCGGCTACGACAACCAGTACAGGATTGTGAGCATCGCTACGGCAACCTTGCAGAGCCTCACATACGGCTTTGACGCCAACAGCAACATCACCAGCATCACCAACACCCTCGACAACAACAAAAACAAGACCTACAGTTACGATGCACTAAACAGGCTGAAAACAGCAGCAGGGCCTTGGGGCAATCTTTCATGGACATATGACGGAGTAGGGAATCGCTTAACGCAGGTGGATGGAACCGCCACGACGAGCTACAACTATCAACCCGGCAGCAATAGGCTAACAGGCATAACGGACGCAAACACAAACAGCCTCAACTACGATGCCAACGGCAACAGCATTGCTGATAATGCCACCACTTACACCTATAACCAGAATCAGAGGTTAATACGAGCCGCGGCAACTCAGACAGGAGATTATGTCTATAATGCCAGTGGAGAACGAGTAAAGAAAACAACAGTTGGCACGACAATCCATTTTATTTATGATCGGGCAGGCAGCCTGCTGGTGGAAAATGCCAGTGATGGATTGACGGAGTATGTGTATCTGAACGGGGAGCCTGTTGCGAAGATCAATGCAACAGGCACAAACTACATCCATACTGACCATCTTGGCACTCCACTGATTATGTCCGATGCAAGCGGAGCGAAGGTATGGGAGATTGAAGGCAGGCCGTTTGGGGACAGCGCAGCAATAACGGGAGCAGGAACTCTGAACCTTAGGTTTCCGGGCCAGTATGCAGACCAAGAATCAGGGCTGAACTACAATTACTTCAGGGATTATAATCCGAGTATAGGGAGGTATATCCAAAAGGACCCCATCGGGTTCAGAGGGGGGATAAACCTATACGCTTACGTTCAAAATAATCCTATTAACTTTATTGATCCTGAAGGACTTATGGCGACCTTGCAATACCTCCCAGCACTCCAAGCTACGGCATATAAGGTCGCAACAGTTAAACCAGGAAAAACATTGGATACAGCAGCAAAGGTTTCCAATTACCTGAAGGATAATGCTTGCCGAGAAAAGGAAAAGCCCTCTCCTCCTGTGGAAGGATATAACCCTTTGGCTCCAGCGCCATACAACAGCCCAATGTCACCAAACCCATTAAAACCGCAAATGTTACAATGA
- a CDS encoding RHS repeat-associated core domain-containing protein, whose translation MGRTVTYDHDAFGNLTAVTTPLLRAAYSYTDPNNKHLMTSVDEGGGAFVNTGSAAGRVTKQSHGNGTIDFNYITPGKKTQITTTIKDPAGAVLNTQTRTVEFDDQGQPSKVTDTFGNETRYTRNDKTWILREEYWENTGTPATPNLVLKTANDFTYDDKGNILTETRGSGSAVAKTASYTYHPTFGRLVTKTMKSAVNPLQDSVLTYAYDGTGNVSSSTETGLSGDGTSYTYTTSYEYDIHGHVTRIDGPRTDVEDVTTFTYDPVTSNRLTMTEPLIGTTTYANYDGLGNPGTITDPNGNTTTYTYDNVGRVLTIKAPGDTAVTEYGYTTVGCASCGGTISKIDHIIFPQGNRIDYFYDSMGNLSKIADTQGNSINYTYDSEGNQLKEEIKDPTGILQKTISYQYDALSRLTKTIYPDNTFSQYTYDNLGNQTSFKDPKQNITTSQYDSLSRLTATIQPGNITTGFNYNSNNNLTTVTDGNTNSTVYKYDDKGRVYQTISPDTGATTYTYDPAGNLKTKTDAKGITIAYTYDAANRLTKTDYPTDTDITYTYDNCVNGKGRLCAVADQSGTTSYEYTKKVQIAKENQTIDGIPYITQYTYDMNGNTRTITYPSGRVITYNYTNDRVTSMTSTIGGVTTTLAGNIAYKPFGGLASLTYGNALPRTINYDNQYRIASTTTGTIQSLSYGFDANSNITSITNTLDNTKNKSYSYDALNRLSSATGTWGNMLWTYDPVGNRLTQVDSVGTSSYVYQPGSNKLTGITGATTSSFAYDANGNTVTDNATTYTYNQNQRLIRAAAIQTGDYAYNASGERVKKTTVGTTTHFVYDRAGSLLIENASDGLTEYVYLNGEPVAKIDATGTSYIHTDHLGTPQMMTDASGAKVWAIEARPFGDNAAITGAGMLNLRFPGQYFDTETGNHYNYFRDYNPSVGRYIQKDPIGIAGGINLYSYVQNNPINWVDPEGLSPYSDLLKRAREYKPCDDKDRETLQQVLENLLPIGMTEKFTKSILSSSEIIAKGRNIRKVDELVEKFGGKAKDWLKKKGWDEFGKEWHWYENNGNKVGKKPAGSPDPF comes from the coding sequence TTGGGACGAACCGTTACCTACGATCACGATGCATTCGGAAACCTGACAGCCGTAACTACCCCTTTGCTACGCGCTGCCTATTCCTATACCGATCCAAACAACAAGCACCTTATGACCAGCGTTGATGAAGGAGGAGGAGCCTTTGTCAATACCGGCAGCGCCGCGGGGAGAGTGACCAAGCAGTCCCATGGCAACGGTACCATTGATTTCAACTACATCACCCCCGGCAAAAAGACCCAGATAACCACCACAATCAAAGACCCGGCCGGCGCAGTTCTCAACACCCAGACCCGCACCGTCGAGTTCGACGATCAAGGCCAGCCCAGCAAAGTAACCGATACCTTCGGCAACGAAACCAGGTATACCCGAAATGACAAAACCTGGATTCTCAGGGAAGAATATTGGGAGAACACCGGTACACCAGCCACTCCCAATCTGGTTCTCAAAACCGCCAATGATTTCACCTACGATGACAAAGGGAATATCCTCACCGAGACCAGGGGCTCTGGCAGTGCCGTGGCAAAGACCGCCAGTTACACCTACCATCCAACCTTCGGAAGGCTGGTCACCAAAACCATGAAAAGTGCGGTGAACCCATTGCAAGACTCGGTGCTTACCTATGCCTATGACGGGACCGGCAATGTCAGCAGCAGTACCGAGACCGGTCTTTCAGGGGATGGAACCTCTTACACCTATACTACCTCCTATGAATACGACATCCACGGTCACGTCACGAGAATCGACGGCCCCCGCACTGATGTTGAAGACGTCACCACCTTCACCTACGATCCCGTCACCAGCAATCGGCTCACCATGACCGAGCCGCTGATCGGCACAACCACCTATGCCAACTACGACGGCCTCGGCAATCCCGGCACCATAACCGACCCCAACGGCAATACCACAACCTACACCTACGACAATGTGGGCAGGGTCCTCACCATAAAAGCCCCCGGCGATACCGCAGTCACCGAATACGGCTACACCACCGTCGGCTGTGCCAGTTGCGGCGGAACGATCAGCAAGATCGACCATATCATCTTCCCCCAGGGCAACCGCATCGATTACTTCTATGACAGTATGGGCAACCTGAGTAAAATTGCCGACACCCAGGGGAACAGCATCAACTACACCTACGACAGCGAAGGAAATCAGCTCAAGGAAGAGATCAAAGACCCAACCGGCATCCTGCAAAAAACCATCAGCTACCAGTACGATGCCCTCAGTCGCCTGACAAAAACCATCTACCCCGATAACACCTTCAGCCAGTACACCTACGACAACCTCGGCAACCAGACCAGTTTCAAAGACCCGAAACAAAACATCACCACCAGCCAGTACGACTCCTTAAGCCGGCTCACCGCCACCATTCAACCGGGCAATATCACCACCGGCTTCAATTACAACTCAAACAACAACCTGACCACCGTAACCGACGGCAACACCAACAGCACCGTCTACAAATACGACGACAAGGGCAGGGTCTACCAGACCATCTCCCCCGATACCGGCGCCACCACCTATACCTATGACCCTGCCGGCAATCTCAAGACCAAGACCGATGCAAAGGGAATTACCATAGCCTATACCTACGATGCCGCCAACAGGCTTACAAAAACAGACTATCCGACAGATACCGACATCACCTATACCTACGATAACTGCGTCAACGGTAAGGGAAGGCTCTGTGCCGTTGCCGATCAAAGCGGAACAACCAGCTATGAGTACACCAAAAAAGTTCAGATTGCCAAAGAGAACCAGACCATAGACGGCATCCCTTACATCACCCAGTACACCTACGACATGAACGGCAACACCAGAACCATTACCTACCCGAGCGGCAGGGTGATAACCTACAACTACACCAATGACCGGGTAACAAGTATGACCAGCACCATTGGCGGCGTTACTACAACCCTTGCCGGCAACATCGCCTATAAACCTTTTGGAGGACTGGCAAGCCTGACCTATGGTAACGCCTTACCAAGAACCATTAACTACGACAATCAGTACAGGATTGCCAGCACTACCACAGGAACTATCCAGAGCTTATCGTATGGCTTTGACGCAAACAGCAACATCACCAGCATAACCAACACCCTCGACAATACGAAAAACAAGAGCTACAGTTACGATGCTCTGAACAGGCTGAGCAGCGCCACAGGCACATGGGGGAACATGCTATGGACCTATGACCCCGTGGGGAATCGGCTGACGCAGGTGGATAGTGTGGGCACAAGCAGCTATGTTTACCAGCCGGGGAGCAACAAGCTTACCGGCATCACAGGAGCTACCACCTCCAGTTTCGCTTACGACGCCAACGGCAACACCGTTACCGACAACGCCACCACCTACACTTATAATCAGAACCAACGACTGATAAGAGCCGCTGCGATCCAGACCGGGGATTACGCCTATAATGCCAGTGGCGAAAGAGTAAAGAAAACAACGGTTGGAACGACAACCCATTTCGTTTATGATCGGGCAGGCAGCCTGCTTATTGAAAACGCCAGTGATGGATTGACGGAATATGTCTATCTGAACGGGGAGCCTGTTGCGAAGATAGATGCAACAGGCACAAGCTACATTCACACCGATCATTTGGGCACACCGCAGATGATGACGGATGCAAGCGGTGCCAAGGTATGGGCGATTGAGGCCAGACCATTTGGCGACAATGCGGCAATAACTGGAGCGGGAATGCTGAACCTTAGGTTTCCGGGCCAGTACTTTGATACAGAGACAGGGAACCATTACAACTATTTCAGGGATTACAATCCGAGCGTTGGGCGCTACATCCAAAAAGATCCAATAGGTATAGCCGGAGGGATAAACCTATATTCGTATGTCCAAAATAATCCGATTAACTGGGTTGATCCGGAGGGTCTTTCTCCGTATAGCGATCTGTTAAAGCGGGCAAGAGAGTATAAGCCTTGCGATGACAAGGACAGAGAAACACTTCAACAAGTCTTAGAAAACCTTCTGCCTATTGGTATGACTGAAAAATTTACCAAAAGCATACTGAGCTCATCTGAGATAATAGCTAAAGGAAGAAATATCAGAAAGGTCGATGAGCTTGTTGAGAAATTTGGAGGTAAAGCTAAAGATTGGTTGAAGAAAAAAGGATGGGATGAATTTGGTAAAGAATGGCACTGGTATGAGAATAATGGGAACAAAGTGGGTAAAAAACCAGCCGGATCACCAGATCCATTTTAA
- a CDS encoding RHS repeat-associated core domain-containing protein yields the protein MMTDASGAKVWAIEARPFGDNAAITGAGMLNLRFPGQYFDTETGNHYNYFRDYNPSVGRYIQKDPIGIAGGINLYSYVQNNPINKVDSLGLLDCLDLDPTGLLKFMRSYMQSQDTRDILQYQLRKREEAFDKGKIEEAIIHDWAAKEIELIMHPETMDIIRNSPTNTSITGPVTGKYRK from the coding sequence ATGATGACGGATGCAAGCGGTGCCAAGGTATGGGCGATTGAGGCCAGACCATTTGGCGACAATGCGGCAATAACTGGAGCGGGAATGCTGAACCTTAGGTTTCCGGGCCAGTACTTTGATACAGAGACAGGGAACCATTACAACTATTTCAGGGATTACAATCCGAGCGTTGGGCGCTACATCCAAAAAGATCCAATAGGTATAGCCGGAGGGATAAACCTATATTCGTATGTCCAAAATAATCCGATAAATAAGGTGGATTCATTAGGTTTGTTAGATTGTTTAGATCTTGATCCCACAGGATTGTTGAAGTTTATGAGGTCATATATGCAATCCCAAGATACAAGAGACATTTTGCAATATCAATTACGGAAAAGAGAGGAAGCTTTTGATAAAGGCAAGATTGAAGAAGCTATCATTCATGATTGGGCAGCGAAAGAAATAGAACTAATAATGCATCCAGAGACAATGGATATAATAAGAAACTCACCTACAAACACAAGCATAACTGGGCCAGTAACAGGCAAGTACCGTAAATAG
- a CDS encoding transposase, whose translation MPRQPRLDIPDVLHHVIVRGIERRDIFAEDADKERFVASLSALLTKSATKCYAWALMSNHLHLLLMPTRVSLAETMRRLLTGYAVYFNRKYQRCGHLFQNRYKSILCEEDPYFLELVRYIHLNPLRAGMVSDMNELGSYPWSGHAVLLGKRAMEGQETDEVLTRFGNTRARAVRGYWQFVADGITTGHRQDLVGGGLKRSQPDCMEIKEIAAFDERILGSGGFVEKLTQGASVVEKNKPRLALVELLDRVCAVTGVVADRMQCPGKERAVARAKAIFCYLAVREYGYTGTEAGKVVGIGSAGASIAARRGAELLKSYPELGI comes from the coding sequence ATGCCACGCCAACCACGTCTTGACATACCCGACGTCCTCCATCACGTCATTGTTCGCGGGATCGAACGCCGTGACATTTTCGCTGAAGATGCTGACAAGGAACGTTTTGTGGCAAGCCTTTCTGCCCTGCTCACGAAAAGCGCCACCAAGTGTTATGCTTGGGCGCTCATGTCAAACCATTTACATCTGCTTCTCATGCCGACCAGAGTTTCTCTTGCTGAAACCATGCGCCGTCTGCTGACCGGTTATGCCGTTTACTTTAATCGCAAATATCAGCGCTGCGGCCATCTGTTCCAGAACCGCTACAAGTCCATACTCTGCGAGGAGGATCCTTACTTTCTCGAACTTGTGCGCTATATCCATTTGAACCCGCTACGAGCGGGCATGGTTTCCGATATGAATGAACTGGGAAGCTACCCGTGGAGTGGCCATGCAGTATTACTCGGTAAGCGGGCCATGGAAGGTCAGGAGACGGACGAGGTACTGACACGTTTTGGAAATACCAGGGCACGCGCAGTTCGTGGCTATTGGCAGTTCGTCGCCGATGGAATTACCACAGGACATCGCCAGGATCTGGTCGGGGGCGGACTTAAGCGCAGCCAGCCCGATTGCATGGAGATCAAAGAAATAGCCGCCTTTGATGAGCGAATCCTTGGCAGTGGCGGGTTTGTGGAAAAGTTGACCCAGGGGGCCAGCGTGGTGGAGAAGAATAAACCACGTCTTGCCTTGGTTGAATTGCTAGACAGAGTCTGTGCCGTGACCGGAGTGGTTGCAGACCGAATGCAGTGTCCCGGCAAAGAGCGCGCCGTAGCACGGGCAAAAGCTATCTTCTGCTACTTGGCAGTACGTGAGTATGGCTATACGGGCACAGAGGCCGGGAAGGTCGTAGGGATCGGCTCGGCAGGCGCGTCTATAGCGGCCAGACGGGGAGCGGAGTTATTGAAGAGTTACCCGGAGCTGGGGATATAA